In a single window of the bacterium genome:
- a CDS encoding glycosyltransferase family 2 protein: MMKAISIVIPVFNEEKAIGEVIEKTKNVFLSTNRDFEIIVVDDGSVDNTGRIAEEKGARVIRHPINAGYGRAILKGIENAKYDLIGMMDGDGSYNPEDFLKLLEFSNEFDMVIGARKGVHYRGSILKQPAREIFQWMAQYVTGEKIPDVNSGMRIFKKGIIEKISHIICPGFSFSTTLTLNLLRQGCFVKFVPIQYHKRKGRSHVRYIRDTLRTGQILTETLLYFNPIKAILPLVGISFILSLILFLLWLFLGKDLWIGLAIISFLSSLNLFAIGLTMDLMRMKQK; this comes from the coding sequence ATGATGAAAGCAATTAGCATTGTTATCCCTGTTTTTAATGAAGAAAAGGCAATTGGCGAGGTTATAGAAAAGACAAAAAATGTTTTTTTATCTACAAATAGGGATTTTGAGATAATTGTTGTTGATGATGGCTCAGTTGACAATACGGGAAGGATAGCAGAAGAAAAAGGGGCAAGGGTTATAAGACATCCTATTAATGCAGGTTATGGAAGGGCAATACTAAAGGGAATAGAAAATGCCAAATATGACCTTATAGGGATGATGGATGGTGATGGAAGCTACAATCCCGAAGATTTCCTTAAATTATTGGAATTTAGTAATGAATTTGATATGGTAATTGGTGCAAGAAAAGGGGTTCATTATCGGGGTAGTATTTTAAAACAACCAGCAAGGGAAATATTTCAATGGATGGCACAATATGTAACCGGAGAAAAGATACCCGATGTTAATTCAGGAATGAGGATATTCAAAAAAGGGATAATAGAAAAGATTAGCCATATTATCTGCCCAGGCTTTTCATTTTCCACTACCTTAACCTTAAATTTACTTCGCCAAGGCTGCTTTGTAAAGTTTGTCCCGATTCAATATCACAAAAGAAAGGGAAGGTCTCATGTTCGGTATATAAGGGATACCCTAAGAACAGGACAGATACTTACTGAAACCCTTCTTTATTTTAATCCCATCAAGGCAATTCTTCCTCTAGTAGGAATTTCTTTCATTTTAAGCTTAATACTATTCCTTTTATGGCTATTTTTAGGCAAAGACCTCTGGATAGGTCTTGCTATTATCTCTTTTCTTTCATCCCTTAATCTCTTTGCTATAGGTTTAACAATGGATTTGATGAGGATGAAACAGAAGTGA
- a CDS encoding NAD-dependent epimerase/dehydratase family protein, with product MKVLITGVAGFIGSHLASALIEKRQDVVGIDKFSDYYPREYKERNIKELLDNERFKLIEGDLLSMNLSSILQDIEIVFHQAAQPGVRRSWDMFDVYVRDNILATQRLLESIKKKNIKKFVYASSSSVYGDCKHLPLKEEYIPKPLSPYGVTKLSAENLVELYRKNYGIPAISLRYFTVFGPHQRPDMAFFKFIKAGFLNEPIVVYGDGSQTRDFTYVSDIIDANIHAAESNEEGIFNIGGGNRVTLNDVIKDIERFIGKDIKIEYRDKQKGDMKDTLADITKAKKHLSFSPKVSLSSGLHKEIKWLHSILSKKK from the coding sequence ATGAAAGTATTAATTACCGGTGTTGCTGGGTTTATTGGTTCTCATCTTGCAAGCGCTTTGATAGAGAAAAGGCAGGATGTTGTTGGGATTGACAAATTTTCTGATTATTATCCAAGGGAATATAAGGAGAGGAACATTAAGGAATTATTGGATAATGAGAGATTTAAACTAATAGAGGGGGATTTATTAAGTATGAACCTTTCAAGTATCCTGCAAGATATAGAAATTGTTTTCCATCAGGCTGCCCAGCCAGGGGTTAGAAGGAGCTGGGATATGTTTGATGTCTATGTAAGGGATAATATCCTTGCCACCCAAAGGTTGCTTGAGAGCATAAAGAAAAAAAATATAAAAAAATTTGTTTATGCCTCTTCATCCTCTGTCTATGGTGATTGTAAACACCTTCCACTAAAAGAAGAGTATATCCCAAAACCACTTTCTCCTTATGGCGTAACAAAGCTTTCTGCAGAAAACCTTGTTGAGTTATATCGCAAAAACTATGGCATTCCTGCTATTTCTTTAAGATATTTCACGGTATTTGGACCCCATCAAAGACCAGATATGGCATTCTTTAAGTTTATAAAGGCAGGATTTTTGAATGAACCTATAGTAGTTTATGGAGACGGAAGCCAAACAAGAGATTTTACCTATGTCTCTGATATTATTGATGCAAATATTCATGCAGCAGAATCTAATGAGGAGGGTATATTCAACATTGGTGGTGGAAATAGGGTAACATTAAATGATGTAATAAAGGATATAGAAAGGTTTATTGGAAAGGACATAAAAATAGAATATAGAGATAAGCAAAAAGGAGATATGAAAGATACATTAGCGGATATCACAAAAGCAAAAAAACACCTCTCATTTTCTCCAAAAGTAAGCCTTTCCTCTGGTCTTCATAAAGAAATTAAATGGCTCCATTCTATTCTCTCTAAAAAGAAATGA
- a CDS encoding class I SAM-dependent methyltransferase → MDIRESKTAILYSEIHPLGREHYAKLKQILSPSFLNEESNFFKDKICLDAGCGLDRAVASMKMHGGKVVIGIDIAIENLKKARELNKEEKNVYFIQASTLKLPFKDEIFDFVHCSGVLHRTISPLSGSMELTRCLKTKGKIYLGLYGKGGIASFCISLGRLIAKIIPYKIGKNLLSIIIKNKLFLCNLLDVFYVPILERYTKDEIKQWFRRNYSQPVFLEEKIDNIFDSKLLRLIHPSSCYGVPKILQRLLYGEGWIKVKGIKEWKRID, encoded by the coding sequence ATGGATATAAGAGAAAGCAAAACAGCAATATTATATTCTGAAATCCATCCCTTGGGAAGGGAGCATTATGCAAAACTAAAACAGATTTTGTCTCCCTCGTTCTTAAATGAGGAGAGTAATTTTTTCAAAGACAAAATATGCTTGGATGCAGGTTGTGGTTTAGATAGAGCTGTTGCAAGCATGAAAATGCATGGGGGAAAGGTAGTTATAGGAATTGATATTGCAATTGAAAATTTGAAGAAAGCCAGAGAATTAAACAAAGAAGAGAAAAATGTTTATTTTATTCAAGCTAGCACTTTAAAACTTCCTTTTAAAGATGAGATTTTTGATTTTGTGCACTGTAGTGGTGTTCTCCACCGCACTATTTCTCCTTTATCTGGTTCTATGGAATTGACGAGATGTTTAAAAACAAAAGGAAAGATTTATTTAGGTTTGTATGGTAAGGGAGGAATTGCTTCTTTTTGCATAAGCCTTGGTCGTTTAATAGCCAAAATAATTCCTTACAAAATAGGCAAAAATTTACTTTCCATTATAATTAAAAATAAGCTTTTTCTCTGCAACCTCCTGGATGTTTTTTATGTACCTATTCTGGAAAGATATACCAAAGATGAGATTAAACAATGGTTTAGAAGAAATTATTCTCAACCTGTTTTTTTAGAAGAAAAAATAGATAATATCTTTGATTCGAAGTTGTTAAGATTAATTCATCCATCTTCCTGTTATGGTGTTCCAAAGATACTCCAAAGGCTATTATATGGTGAAGGCTGGATTAAAGTAAAGGGTATAAAGGAATGGAAACGCATAGATTAG
- a CDS encoding aspartate aminotransferase family protein — MKYSEYLCPTYTRPDILFVRGSGLRLYDSDGKSYLDFTSGLACNPLGYSHPVLISEIKEQLDFLIQTSNLYYTEAQLLLAKELSDISLKGRVFFCNSGAEANEAAFKLARVYGKGRYKILTAKGSFHGRTLATLSATGQEKIHKGFFPLVSGFNYIEFNSLEDAEKKIDKETIAIMVEPIQGERGIYPATEEYLKGLRKLCFKNDLLLIFDEVQTGIGRTGYIFAYQMYNVIPDIITLAKGLAGGFPIGAMVCKKGLGELLQAGMHASTFGGNPISTRAGLVVLSIIDDNFLKDVKEKAKYFKERLSEIPNKEIRQAGLMIGMDIECDAKKVVSQCLEKGLLINAPSNNCIRFLPPLTITKDEIDEGISILKDVIANFAF; from the coding sequence ATGAAATACAGCGAATACCTTTGTCCAACATATACAAGGCCTGATATACTTTTTGTAAGAGGTTCTGGCTTAAGGCTTTATGATAGTGATGGAAAGAGCTATCTTGATTTTACATCAGGATTAGCCTGCAATCCACTTGGATATTCTCATCCTGTCCTTATTTCTGAAATAAAGGAGCAGCTTGATTTTCTTATCCAGACATCAAATCTATACTATACAGAAGCCCAATTGTTATTAGCAAAGGAGCTTTCAGATATATCCCTTAAAGGAAGGGTATTCTTCTGTAATTCAGGTGCTGAGGCAAATGAGGCAGCATTTAAATTGGCAAGGGTTTATGGAAAGGGAAGGTATAAAATCCTTACAGCCAAAGGTAGTTTTCATGGAAGAACCCTTGCAACCCTATCTGCAACAGGACAAGAGAAAATTCATAAGGGATTTTTTCCTTTGGTTTCAGGGTTTAATTATATTGAGTTTAATTCATTAGAAGATGCAGAAAAAAAGATAGATAAAGAAACCATTGCTATTATGGTAGAGCCTATTCAGGGAGAAAGGGGGATATATCCTGCAACAGAAGAATATCTTAAGGGATTAAGGAAGCTTTGCTTTAAAAACGACCTTTTACTTATATTTGATGAGGTTCAAACAGGAATAGGAAGGACAGGATACATTTTTGCATATCAAATGTATAATGTTATTCCAGATATAATAACATTGGCAAAGGGCTTGGCTGGAGGCTTTCCAATAGGTGCTATGGTTTGCAAAAAAGGGTTGGGTGAGCTTTTACAAGCTGGCATGCATGCCTCAACATTTGGAGGAAATCCCATATCAACAAGGGCAGGATTGGTTGTGCTTTCTATTATAGATGATAATTTTCTAAAGGATGTAAAGGAAAAGGCTAAATATTTTAAGGAAAGGCTATCAGAAATTCCAAACAAAGAGATAAGACAAGCTGGTCTTATGATTGGAATGGATATAGAATGCGATGCAAAAAAGGTTGTAAGCCAATGTTTAGAAAAGGGGCTTCTTATAAACGCACCAAGTAATAATTGTATAAGATTCCTTCCTCCCCTTACAATTACAAAGGATGAAATTGATGAGGGAATTTCAATATTAAAGGATGTCATAGCAAATTTTGCCTTTTAA
- a CDS encoding lysylphosphatidylglycerol synthase transmembrane domain-containing protein, with product MWLKIAFLLAILWYLISRVDTKRLWECLFSLNLFWILLNIFISIIGLWLLSLRWKILLLGLGYKKPSIKSLFCYNLLGAFYSLFIPTQISNEVARGVKLYKDIESKADVGISILLDRLIGIISLIIIAIISTLIVSPVFFGNNLLLKMAFLGMAVISGFFLILNMPFFKRFSGSLSLLKKENPWLIFLSFTLSIITQLFGILGTLLVLKSLDVRLSFFTIGFISSLAILSMLIPISVGGISLREGAYLILFEQFGIAREKAFILTGVIFGISFFFGIAGGIIEIGRGGWDAIRLKGKI from the coding sequence ATGTGGCTAAAGATTGCTTTCCTCCTTGCTATCCTGTGGTATCTTATAAGTAGGGTAGATACAAAAAGGTTATGGGAGTGCCTTTTTTCCCTTAACCTTTTCTGGATCTTGTTAAACATTTTTATCTCCATAATCGGCCTTTGGCTTTTAAGTCTAAGATGGAAGATCTTGCTTTTGGGACTAGGATATAAAAAGCCATCTATAAAAAGCCTATTCTGTTACAATCTACTAGGGGCATTTTATAGTCTTTTTATTCCAACTCAGATAAGCAATGAGGTAGCAAGGGGAGTGAAACTTTATAAAGATATAGAAAGCAAAGCTGATGTAGGCATTTCAATTCTTCTGGATAGACTTATTGGAATAATAAGCCTCATTATTATCGCTATAATCTCAACCCTGATTGTCTCGCCAGTCTTTTTTGGCAATAATCTTCTATTAAAAATGGCATTTCTCGGTATGGCTGTTATCTCTGGATTCTTTCTTATTCTTAATATGCCTTTTTTTAAAAGATTTTCAGGCTCTTTATCCTTGCTTAAAAAGGAGAATCCCTGGCTTATTTTCTTGTCTTTTACATTATCTATTATCACCCAGCTCTTTGGGATTCTTGGAACTCTTCTGGTCTTAAAGAGCCTTGATGTAAGGCTTTCATTTTTTACTATAGGGTTTATCTCAAGCCTAGCCATCCTATCTATGCTTATTCCTATATCTGTGGGTGGAATTTCCTTAAGGGAGGGAGCATATCTTATATTGTTTGAACAGTTTGGGATAGCAAGAGAGAAGGCATTTATTCTTACAGGCGTAATATTTGGCATCTCTTTTTTCTTTGGAATTGCCGGAGGGATTATAGAGATAGGAAGAGGCGGATGGGATGCAATCCGCCTAAAAGGAAAAATATGA